The following proteins are encoded in a genomic region of Streptomyces sp. NBC_01723:
- a CDS encoding type I polyketide synthase: MSDMDVAVAVVGMACRLPQASTPYALWRLLRNGESGITSAPPDRWGTGRPETGKRSSTLRGGVLDDVDRFDPGFFGISPREAAAMDPQQRLFLELGWEVLEDAGVVPGSVRDTALGVFVGAMWDDYAHLAYSDDTLTSQHTMTGVHRSAIANRLSYVLGSHGPSMVVDSGQSSSLVAVHLATESLLRGESSLAIAGGVNLALLQQSSAISARWGAISPDGECHTFDARANGYVRGEGGGAVLLKPFRQAVAEGDRIYCVVHGSAMNSGSAGTLTTPSVEAQGAVLRAAYRRAGVDPAGVKYVELHGTGTRVGDPVEAAALGAVFGPGRGETPLAVGSVKTNVGHLESAAGIAGLIKVALCLHHRAWVPSLNFEAPPSDIPLDRLKLAVQRELRTWDPQGGQVLAGVSSFGMVGANCHVVLGSHSSAHDPERAARRVSPVLPWVLSGHTPAALRAQAVALAGHLDAPPDDVAWSLIHSRTAFRHRAVVLGATLPDLRSGLDAVAGQRPHPSVMTGEAGSGGLAVLFTGQGAQHPRMGVQLYEVFPQYAEALDEVCAHFDRWLDRPLRDMILSGDDLDPTRWAQPALFATEVALYRLVRSWGVRPDAVAGHSLGELTAAHVAGVLSLPDAVRLVAARGTLMQALPPGGAMTALEATESEVAALLADETDVGIAAVNGPSSLVISGAEAAVGRVAEQVRAAGGRIKRLPVSHAFHSPLVEPMLADFAAVADEIDFRAPEIPLVSGVTGQVATEREWGSPDYWVRHARLAVRFRDVVHTLRDLGVTTALELGPDAALTPMVAESSGELAAVASLRVGRPETVALMAAVARLFCRGVDVHWDGLFDRPRRADLPTYAFQRERYWLDGAHISRPERRTASDRGLSAPHERSEDVPRTVRMVRELSDAVGAQVATALGYEDPALVDRNAPFADLGLDSMTGVELRDALSALTGLTLPTGLLFDHPTVERLVAHLQQALSQSPDDTGDDPVWERQDSEPIAIIGMGCRFPGGVNSPEDLWNLVVEETDAVTPFPNDRGWDLETLYHPDPHHRGTSYVRHGGFLDDAAAFDAGFFSISPREALAMDPQQRLLLETAWQAVESARVAPARLRGTETGVFIGGTDMEYGSSLYDAPEHVEGQLLTGTSASVMSGRIAYQLGLHGPALTVDTACSSSLVALHLAARALRAGECDLALTGGATVMSSPGMFLEFSRQGGLAPDGRCKAFSADADGTVWSEGVGMLLVERLSDARRHGHPVLAVLRGSAVNQDGASNGLTAPSGAAQQRLIRRALADARLAPSEVDAVEAHGTGTTLGDPIEAEALLAVYGQGRPEDRPLLVGTLKSNFGHAQAAAGVAGVIKMVMALRHGTLPRTLHITEPTPRVQWAQGNAELLTRTRPWPENGRARRVAVSSFGISGTNAHVIVEQAPETHPAASVSTDNRYVAWVLSGTDAAALRTQALRLHSSLSHRDDWQPQDVARSLATTRTALPHRASVTGAGREQLLHNLRALAEDAGDGERTGTGKLVVLFTGQGSQRVAMGRELAREFPYFAQEFQKVRDLFDEPVRRVIDGDDEAALNRTEFTQPAVFALEVALFRLLRSWGVQPDYLAGHSIGEIAAVHVAGALSLRDAATLVTARGQLMQELPAGGAMVALQASEAEVEPFLTSGVGIAAVNSATSVAISGAEDEVTSLISRFPDRRSKRLPVSHAFHSPLMEPVLERFREVVAGLRFGEPRLPIVSMLTGSVAAADELRSPEYWVRHARGTVRFSDAITTLTGLGVTTFLEAGPDAALTPMVVEANVGSTDVSAVPLLRADRREDATAVAAVAQLFCRGHDVDLAVLAGDARVVDLPPYSFRRQRFWLTPSKGAATGGQPEPAREAEEETVQEPADGTPSALRALVGDASGAELHRLLLNVVRGTVATVLGYDTPGALDPATSFIDLGLTSLTAVELHAKLQAATGIPLPVTIAYDAPTVLAVVDRLTSLETPAAEAAPAETKGGIDEPIAIIGMACRYPGGVSSPEQLWQLVAEGTDAIAPFPDNRGWDMEALFDADPSSSGKTYTRQGGFLHDAGGFDAGFFGISPREALAMEPQQRLLLETAWETFERAGIPVDSVRGTATGVFLGASAQAYGPLMHEAPQHVEGHMLTGGHPSIMSGRISYQLGLSGPALTVDTACSSSLVALHLAARSLHAGECTLALVGGANVMSLPGALLEFSRQGGLAPDGRCKAFSADADGTDFAEGVGVLLVERLSDARRHGHQVLAVLRGSAVNQDGASNGLTAPNGQAQQRMIRSALANARLGFPDVDVVEAHGTGTRLGDPIEAEALLATYGVNRPDEPLYLGSIKSNIGHTQHAAGVAGVIKMVMAMRHGVLPKTLHAEEPSSHVNWSAGKVELLTSARSWPETHRPRRAGISAFGFSGTNAHVIMEQGDAAGTAQATDRPPSSAVIPWVVTARSESALREQAGRLLDAVAAGDDDLADIGTSLLECRSILDHRAVVLGKDRDSLLDGLTALRSATPHPGVVSGRAAGGDDGVVFVFPGQGSQWSGMATALLETSEVFAESMARCEAELSEFADWSLLDVLHEVSGAPSLERLDVVQPVLFAVHVSLAALWRSMGVEPAAVVGHSQGEIAAACVAGAISLRDGMRIVALRSRLMGELSGKGAMLSVPMPAVQLKELLPQQGERLSVAAVTGPQVTVVSGEPDAIEELFAKLGTLGVKARRIAGADVAGHSAQVEVLRERLLEILAPVAPQTPTVPFYSTVTGELLDTTVLGADYWYRNMREPVLFQSALEALGRRHHRVFLEVSAHPVLTMGVQETVEQIGGEVLATGSLRRDHGGLDQFLSSVATLFVNGVTVDWSALLRGAATVELPTYAFQHEWFWLAAAVGTGDRAGAVSAGAHHPLLDTAVDLADGRGTVLTGRISAAAQPWLTGEVRGGRILVPGAFIADWVVRVGDHVGLRKVDDLMIGAPLLMPESGAISVQVSAGPADEFGRREVTVHSRPDDGGDPPWTRHAVAILSEHPARAESLTKWPPPGAVDMDVEQLYENLEAAGHRFEPAARGIRRLWRAGEELFAEVSLQDDSVAGEVTAFPLHPLLLDAATHPLLDAEHAVVVSWSGLSVLSEGARAVRVRLTPGPDGAALLLADASGAPVAVAEKVCVEPVAQDTLRVTDAGVRESLYTLGWKRIPVDLRGTMDHGWSTLLSPDLPHAATWPLTGHPDLGSLAAGGIPEVVLLPLTGTAGLDVPAETHDLVQSVLALLQAWVADERFEHSRLVIVTSGAGPTVRDSKQVALGAVWGLVRAAQSENPNRFVLIDLDDVARAQSVLPRLLATGESQIALRGDAVLMPRLAREQPETGPAGTWYGSGTVLITGGTGGLGALAARHLVDEHGVRDLLLVSRRGPSSPGADRLRTDLERRGARVRVVRCDVTDRAQLASLLATVSDTAPLTAVVHTAGVLADGILNSLTPDQVAAVLRPKVDAAWALHDLTSDLDLSAFVVYSSVAGVLGNAGQGNYAAANAFMDALATYRHTLGLPATSLAWGLWGTESGMGSHLSAADFRRIADTGVTPLDAELGMRLFDTAVASGQALHVPAVFDLDALRNDGGTQSPVLRGLVGAGPRRQASDGNEEAGLVEQLDGLPADEQERMLLSFVQHHVAAVLGLATSASVKASSPLRDLGFDSLTAVTLRNRLKAATALTLPVTLVFDHPTPSSLARFLHGELVPDSAPRAAVVERQVPGLLDAVAAEGTPQTASLDDLDGASLLRLAAQQSSPRSGGDK, from the coding sequence ATGAGTGACATGGACGTTGCCGTTGCCGTGGTGGGGATGGCATGCCGCCTTCCACAGGCATCGACACCGTATGCCTTATGGCGTCTGCTCCGCAACGGGGAAAGCGGGATCACCAGCGCCCCTCCCGACCGGTGGGGTACGGGTCGGCCGGAGACCGGGAAGCGGTCCTCGACTCTCCGGGGTGGTGTACTCGACGATGTCGACCGATTCGATCCCGGCTTCTTCGGCATATCACCGCGCGAGGCAGCGGCGATGGACCCGCAGCAGCGGCTCTTCCTCGAACTGGGCTGGGAGGTTCTGGAGGATGCCGGTGTCGTGCCCGGGTCCGTACGGGACACCGCACTGGGTGTGTTCGTGGGTGCCATGTGGGACGACTACGCTCACCTGGCGTACTCGGACGACACGCTCACCTCGCAGCACACGATGACCGGCGTACATCGCAGCGCGATAGCCAACCGGCTGTCGTACGTGCTGGGTTCGCACGGCCCGAGCATGGTGGTCGATAGCGGTCAGTCGTCCTCGCTGGTGGCGGTGCATCTCGCCACCGAAAGTCTGTTGAGAGGAGAGTCGAGCCTCGCCATCGCAGGCGGGGTCAACCTGGCTCTACTGCAACAGAGTTCGGCCATCTCAGCGCGATGGGGAGCGATCTCGCCGGACGGCGAGTGCCACACCTTCGACGCACGGGCCAATGGCTACGTCCGAGGTGAGGGCGGAGGGGCCGTCCTGCTGAAGCCCTTCCGTCAGGCCGTCGCTGAGGGGGACCGGATCTACTGTGTCGTCCACGGCAGCGCTATGAACAGTGGCTCGGCCGGCACTTTGACCACTCCAAGTGTCGAGGCGCAGGGCGCGGTGCTCAGGGCGGCCTACAGGCGCGCCGGTGTGGACCCCGCAGGCGTGAAGTACGTCGAACTGCACGGCACCGGTACCCGCGTGGGCGACCCCGTCGAGGCGGCGGCGCTGGGAGCCGTGTTCGGTCCTGGTCGCGGTGAGACGCCGCTGGCGGTCGGTTCGGTCAAGACGAACGTGGGGCATTTGGAGAGCGCCGCCGGCATCGCCGGGCTCATCAAGGTCGCCCTCTGCCTGCATCACCGGGCCTGGGTGCCCAGTCTGAACTTCGAAGCGCCGCCGTCGGACATCCCGCTCGACCGGCTCAAGCTCGCGGTCCAGCGGGAGCTGCGGACGTGGGACCCGCAAGGTGGGCAGGTGCTCGCCGGTGTCAGTTCCTTCGGCATGGTGGGCGCCAACTGCCATGTGGTTCTTGGTTCTCACTCTTCCGCGCACGATCCCGAACGTGCGGCGCGCCGAGTCTCTCCCGTGCTGCCCTGGGTCCTGTCGGGTCACACACCTGCGGCTCTGCGTGCCCAGGCCGTGGCCTTGGCCGGGCATCTCGACGCTCCACCGGACGACGTGGCGTGGTCCCTGATACACAGCCGTACCGCATTCCGCCATCGCGCCGTCGTGCTGGGCGCCACCCTGCCCGACCTGAGGTCCGGCCTCGATGCCGTCGCCGGGCAGCGACCGCATCCCTCGGTGATGACCGGCGAGGCCGGCTCTGGCGGTCTCGCCGTCTTGTTCACTGGTCAAGGCGCCCAGCACCCCCGCATGGGAGTCCAGCTGTACGAGGTGTTCCCCCAATACGCCGAGGCCCTGGACGAGGTGTGCGCGCACTTCGACCGATGGCTCGACCGGCCGCTGCGCGACATGATCCTGAGCGGCGACGACCTCGACCCGACCAGGTGGGCGCAACCGGCGCTGTTCGCGACCGAAGTGGCTCTCTACCGGTTGGTGCGGTCGTGGGGGGTGCGCCCGGACGCTGTCGCTGGTCACTCGCTCGGAGAGCTGACCGCCGCACACGTCGCAGGTGTGCTGAGTCTGCCCGACGCCGTACGGCTGGTCGCAGCACGTGGGACATTGATGCAGGCCCTTCCGCCTGGCGGGGCCATGACGGCACTTGAGGCCACCGAATCCGAGGTCGCAGCACTGCTCGCCGACGAGACGGATGTCGGCATTGCGGCGGTGAACGGGCCCTCGTCGCTGGTGATCAGTGGCGCCGAAGCCGCGGTCGGGCGGGTGGCCGAGCAGGTGCGTGCCGCCGGGGGCCGCATCAAGCGGCTTCCGGTCAGCCATGCCTTCCACTCACCCCTCGTCGAGCCGATGCTGGCAGATTTCGCCGCCGTGGCTGATGAGATCGATTTCCGCGCCCCGGAGATCCCTCTGGTGTCCGGAGTGACTGGACAGGTGGCCACCGAGAGGGAGTGGGGTTCTCCCGACTACTGGGTGCGCCACGCACGCCTGGCGGTGCGTTTCCGCGATGTGGTCCACACGCTGCGCGATCTCGGTGTGACGACCGCGTTGGAACTGGGTCCTGACGCGGCGCTGACGCCCATGGTCGCCGAGTCGTCGGGCGAGCTGGCGGCAGTGGCCTCACTACGGGTCGGCAGGCCGGAAACGGTAGCGCTGATGGCGGCCGTGGCCAGACTCTTTTGCCGCGGCGTGGACGTCCACTGGGACGGTCTGTTCGATCGTCCGCGCCGTGCCGACCTGCCCACGTACGCCTTCCAGCGAGAGCGGTACTGGCTCGATGGCGCACACATTTCCCGGCCTGAGCGGCGGACCGCGTCGGACCGTGGCCTCTCCGCACCGCACGAGCGAAGCGAGGACGTCCCGCGCACCGTACGCATGGTGCGCGAGCTGAGCGATGCCGTCGGAGCCCAAGTCGCCACCGCCCTCGGGTACGAGGACCCCGCACTCGTGGACCGGAACGCTCCCTTCGCCGACCTGGGGCTGGACTCCATGACCGGCGTCGAACTGCGCGACGCGCTCAGCGCCTTGACCGGTCTCACCCTGCCCACAGGGTTGCTCTTCGACCACCCCACGGTGGAACGGCTGGTCGCGCATCTGCAGCAAGCGCTGTCTCAATCCCCGGACGATACGGGGGACGACCCCGTGTGGGAACGGCAGGACAGCGAGCCGATCGCGATCATCGGTATGGGATGCCGGTTTCCGGGAGGGGTCAACTCTCCGGAGGATCTGTGGAATCTGGTCGTCGAGGAGACTGATGCCGTCACCCCGTTCCCGAACGACCGCGGCTGGGATCTGGAGACGCTCTACCATCCCGACCCGCACCACCGAGGCACCTCCTACGTCCGCCACGGTGGCTTCCTGGACGACGCCGCCGCCTTCGACGCCGGCTTCTTCTCGATCTCGCCGAGGGAAGCGCTCGCTATGGATCCCCAGCAGCGGCTGCTGTTGGAGACCGCGTGGCAGGCCGTCGAAAGCGCCCGGGTCGCACCCGCGAGGCTGCGGGGGACCGAGACCGGTGTCTTCATCGGCGGCACGGACATGGAGTACGGGTCGAGCCTGTACGACGCGCCGGAGCACGTCGAGGGCCAGCTGCTGACCGGCACCAGCGCGAGCGTGATGTCTGGCCGGATCGCCTATCAGCTGGGCCTGCACGGGCCTGCGCTGACCGTCGACACGGCCTGCTCGTCGTCGCTGGTGGCACTGCACCTGGCCGCCCGGGCGCTGCGCGCGGGCGAGTGCGACCTCGCCCTGACCGGCGGCGCCACCGTCATGTCCTCTCCGGGCATGTTCCTTGAGTTCTCCCGTCAGGGCGGACTGGCTCCCGACGGGCGCTGCAAGGCGTTCTCCGCAGATGCCGACGGCACGGTGTGGAGCGAGGGCGTGGGCATGCTGCTGGTCGAGCGGTTGTCGGACGCACGTCGTCACGGGCACCCGGTGCTGGCCGTACTGCGAGGCAGCGCGGTGAATCAGGACGGCGCATCCAACGGGCTGACCGCCCCCAGCGGCGCGGCACAGCAGCGTCTGATCCGACGAGCCCTGGCTGATGCGCGGCTCGCACCCTCCGAGGTGGACGCTGTGGAAGCACATGGCACCGGCACCACGCTCGGCGACCCCATCGAGGCCGAAGCGTTGCTGGCCGTGTACGGCCAGGGGCGGCCCGAGGACCGTCCTCTGCTGGTGGGCACACTCAAGTCGAACTTCGGTCATGCTCAGGCTGCTGCCGGTGTCGCCGGCGTGATCAAAATGGTCATGGCCCTGCGGCACGGCACACTGCCGAGGACTCTCCACATCACCGAGCCGACGCCGCGTGTGCAGTGGGCGCAGGGCAACGCGGAGCTGCTCACCCGGACGCGTCCGTGGCCGGAGAACGGCCGTGCTCGTCGCGTCGCCGTGTCCTCGTTCGGGATCAGCGGCACCAATGCGCACGTCATCGTAGAGCAGGCCCCGGAGACCCATCCTGCGGCATCCGTTTCTACGGACAACCGGTATGTCGCGTGGGTTCTGTCCGGAACCGACGCCGCCGCGCTGCGGACCCAGGCGCTCCGGCTGCACAGCAGCCTTTCCCACCGTGACGACTGGCAGCCTCAGGACGTCGCGAGGTCCTTGGCGACCACGAGGACAGCGCTGCCCCACCGGGCGTCGGTAACTGGCGCCGGGCGTGAGCAACTGCTGCACAATCTGCGGGCCCTTGCCGAGGACGCCGGGGACGGGGAGCGCACCGGCACGGGCAAGTTGGTAGTGCTCTTCACCGGTCAGGGCTCCCAGCGGGTGGCCATGGGACGCGAACTGGCGCGCGAGTTCCCCTACTTCGCTCAAGAGTTCCAGAAGGTCCGCGACCTGTTCGACGAACCGGTGCGGCGTGTCATCGACGGCGACGACGAGGCCGCGCTGAATCGTACCGAGTTCACCCAGCCGGCGGTATTCGCACTGGAAGTAGCTCTCTTTCGACTGCTGCGGTCATGGGGCGTACAACCGGACTACCTGGCGGGCCACTCGATCGGTGAGATCGCTGCGGTCCATGTCGCCGGCGCCCTCTCGCTCCGCGACGCAGCCACTCTGGTGACAGCCCGCGGGCAGCTGATGCAGGAGTTGCCCGCAGGTGGGGCGATGGTCGCTCTCCAGGCGTCCGAGGCAGAGGTCGAACCGTTCCTCACCAGTGGTGTTGGTATCGCCGCCGTCAACAGTGCCACCTCCGTGGCGATTTCCGGGGCTGAGGACGAAGTCACTTCCCTGATATCCCGGTTCCCCGACCGCAGGTCGAAGCGGTTGCCCGTGAGCCATGCCTTCCACTCCCCCCTGATGGAACCGGTCCTGGAGCGCTTCCGGGAGGTCGTGGCGGGCCTGCGGTTCGGCGAGCCACGTCTCCCGATCGTGTCCATGCTTACGGGTTCCGTTGCCGCTGCCGACGAACTGCGCAGCCCCGAGTACTGGGTCCGGCACGCACGGGGCACCGTACGTTTCTCGGACGCGATCACGACACTGACCGGCCTGGGCGTCACCACGTTCCTGGAGGCCGGTCCGGACGCGGCGCTCACCCCCATGGTGGTGGAGGCGAACGTCGGCTCGACCGATGTCAGCGCGGTGCCGTTGTTGCGCGCGGACCGTCGTGAGGACGCCACAGCGGTTGCGGCCGTGGCCCAGTTGTTCTGCCGGGGACACGACGTCGACCTGGCCGTGCTGGCCGGAGACGCCCGGGTGGTGGACTTGCCGCCGTACTCCTTCCGGCGACAGAGATTCTGGCTGACGCCCTCGAAGGGTGCGGCAACGGGCGGGCAGCCGGAACCGGCACGAGAAGCAGAAGAGGAAACAGTGCAGGAACCGGCGGACGGAACGCCGTCAGCACTACGTGCCTTGGTTGGGGACGCATCCGGTGCCGAGCTCCACCGACTGCTGCTCAATGTGGTCCGAGGCACGGTCGCGACCGTGCTTGGCTATGACACGCCCGGTGCGCTCGACCCTGCTACCAGCTTCATCGACCTCGGGCTGACCTCGCTGACCGCCGTGGAGCTGCACGCGAAGCTGCAGGCCGCAACTGGTATTCCACTGCCGGTCACGATCGCCTACGACGCACCCACCGTCCTTGCCGTGGTCGACAGGCTCACCTCGCTGGAGACTCCGGCAGCGGAGGCCGCCCCAGCGGAGACGAAGGGTGGGATCGACGAGCCGATCGCCATCATCGGGATGGCCTGCCGCTATCCCGGCGGTGTGTCATCGCCGGAACAGCTGTGGCAGCTCGTCGCAGAAGGAACGGATGCCATCGCGCCCTTCCCGGACAACCGGGGCTGGGATATGGAAGCGCTCTTCGACGCTGATCCGAGCAGTTCCGGGAAGACCTACACCCGTCAGGGCGGATTCCTGCACGACGCGGGAGGGTTCGACGCCGGCTTCTTCGGTATATCGCCCCGGGAAGCGCTCGCCATGGAACCACAGCAGCGGTTGCTCCTTGAAACCGCCTGGGAGACCTTCGAGCGCGCCGGTATCCCCGTCGACTCGGTACGGGGCACTGCCACCGGTGTGTTCCTGGGTGCCTCGGCACAGGCGTACGGACCCCTGATGCACGAGGCGCCGCAGCATGTCGAAGGACACATGCTCACCGGCGGCCATCCCAGCATCATGTCTGGCCGTATCTCCTACCAGCTGGGCCTGAGCGGACCGGCGCTGACGGTGGACACCGCATGTTCCTCGTCACTGGTTGCCCTGCACCTGGCAGCCCGTTCACTCCATGCGGGGGAGTGCACGCTCGCGCTGGTTGGCGGTGCGAACGTCATGTCGCTGCCCGGTGCGTTGCTCGAGTTCTCCCGCCAGGGCGGGCTCGCCCCCGACGGACGCTGCAAAGCGTTCTCCGCCGACGCGGACGGTACCGACTTCGCCGAAGGCGTGGGCGTGCTGCTGGTCGAGCGTCTGTCGGACGCGCGACGCCACGGACATCAGGTACTGGCCGTACTGCGAGGCAGCGCGGTCAACCAGGACGGTGCGTCCAACGGTTTGACCGCCCCCAATGGCCAGGCCCAGCAGCGGATGATCCGCAGCGCTCTGGCCAATGCCCGGCTGGGCTTCCCCGACGTCGATGTCGTCGAGGCACACGGTACGGGTACCCGGCTCGGTGACCCGATCGAGGCGGAGGCGCTGCTTGCCACCTATGGAGTGAATCGGCCCGACGAACCCCTCTACCTGGGGTCGATCAAGTCGAACATCGGTCACACTCAGCACGCCGCGGGCGTCGCTGGCGTGATCAAGATGGTGATGGCCATGCGCCACGGCGTGCTGCCCAAGACGCTGCACGCAGAGGAGCCGAGTTCTCATGTGAACTGGTCGGCGGGCAAGGTGGAACTGCTCACCTCAGCCCGCTCCTGGCCCGAGACCCACCGTCCACGCAGGGCTGGGATCTCGGCGTTCGGCTTCAGCGGCACCAATGCCCACGTGATCATGGAGCAGGGTGACGCCGCGGGGACGGCTCAGGCGACCGACCGCCCTCCGTCCTCCGCTGTCATCCCTTGGGTGGTGACCGCGCGCAGTGAGTCGGCGCTGAGGGAACAGGCCGGCCGGCTACTCGACGCGGTGGCGGCAGGCGATGACGACCTCGCGGACATCGGCACGTCCCTGCTGGAGTGCCGCTCGATCCTCGACCACCGGGCCGTCGTCCTCGGGAAGGACCGTGACTCGCTGCTGGATGGACTTACGGCGCTGCGGTCCGCAACCCCTCATCCAGGCGTGGTGAGTGGCCGGGCCGCCGGTGGGGACGACGGTGTGGTGTTCGTCTTCCCCGGCCAGGGGTCGCAGTGGTCCGGCATGGCCACGGCCCTGCTGGAGACCAGTGAGGTGTTCGCCGAGTCGATGGCGCGCTGCGAGGCCGAGCTGTCTGAGTTCGCCGATTGGTCACTCCTGGACGTCCTGCACGAGGTGTCCGGTGCGCCGTCGCTGGAGCGGTTGGACGTCGTGCAGCCCGTCCTGTTTGCGGTACACGTATCGCTGGCCGCCCTGTGGCGGTCCATGGGGGTCGAACCCGCCGCGGTCGTCGGGCACTCCCAGGGGGAGATCGCTGCCGCGTGTGTGGCAGGAGCGATCTCTCTGCGGGACGGGATGCGGATCGTGGCGCTGCGCAGTCGCCTGATGGGGGAGTTGAGCGGCAAGGGTGCGATGCTGTCGGTCCCGATGCCTGCTGTGCAGCTGAAGGAACTGCTGCCGCAGCAGGGCGAGAGGCTGTCCGTCGCCGCTGTGACGGGTCCGCAGGTGACCGTCGTGTCCGGCGAACCGGACGCGATCGAGGAACTGTTCGCGAAGCTCGGGACTCTGGGTGTCAAGGCCCGCAGAATCGCCGGTGCGGACGTCGCCGGGCACTCCGCCCAGGTGGAGGTTCTGCGTGAACGTTTGCTGGAGATCCTCGCGCCGGTGGCCCCGCAGACCCCGACCGTTCCCTTCTATTCCACGGTCACCGGTGAGCTGCTCGACACGACGGTCCTCGGCGCGGACTACTGGTACCGCAACATGCGTGAACCCGTGCTGTTCCAGTCGGCTTTGGAGGCCCTGGGGAGGCGTCATCACCGCGTGTTCCTCGAGGTCAGCGCGCACCCCGTGCTCACTATGGGCGTGCAGGAAACGGTGGAGCAGATCGGCGGCGAGGTGCTGGCGACGGGATCGCTGCGCCGCGACCACGGCGGCCTGGACCAGTTCCTGTCGTCGGTCGCGACGCTTTTCGTCAATGGGGTAACGGTGGACTGGAGCGCGCTGCTGCGCGGCGCCGCGACGGTGGAACTACCGACCTACGCCTTCCAGCACGAGTGGTTTTGGCTGGCTGCGGCCGTCGGAACGGGCGACCGCGCCGGAGCCGTGTCGGCCGGCGCACATCACCCGCTGCTGGACACGGCGGTGGATCTCGCCGACGGACGGGGCACGGTGCTCACCGGCAGGATCTCAGCCGCTGCCCAGCCGTGGCTGACCGGTGAGGTGAGGGGAGGCCGGATCCTAGTGCCCGGCGCCTTCATCGCCGACTGGGTCGTCCGGGTCGGCGACCACGTCGGACTCAGGAAGGTCGATGACCTGATGATTGGCGCACCGCTGTTGATGCCCGAGTCCGGTGCGATCAGCGTTCAGGTCTCGGCCGGACCAGCGGACGAGTTCGGGCGCCGTGAGGTCACGGTCCACTCACGGCCCGACGACGGTGGTGATCCGCCGTGGACCCGGCACGCCGTGGCGATACTCAGTGAACATCCGGCCCGCGCCGAGTCCTTGACGAAATGGCCTCCTCCCGGTGCTGTCGACATGGATGTCGAGCAGTTGTACGAGAACCTGGAGGCCGCCGGGCACAGGTTCGAACCTGCCGCACGAGGGATACGCCGTCTGTGGCGTGCGGGGGAGGAGTTGTTTGCCGAAGTATCGCTGCAGGACGACTCCGTCGCCGGGGAGGTCACCGCGTTCCCGCTCCACCCGCTGTTGTTGGACGCGGCGACCCATCCCCTGCTGGACGCGGAGCACGCTGTCGTCGTCTCATGGTCCGGCCTGAGTGTGCTGTCCGAGGGGGCACGTGCCGTGCGGGTCCGCCTGACTCCCGGCCCCGATGGTGCTGCGTTGCTTCTGGCCGACGCGTCGGGGGCACCAGTGGCCGTCGCGGAAAAGGTGTGTGTCGAGCCGGTGGCCCAGGACACGCTCCGCGTGACCGACGCCGGTGTGCGGGAATCGCTGTACACCCTGGGCTGGAAGAGGATTCCGGTCGATCTGCGCGGGACCATGGACCACGGGTGGTCGACACTGCTGTCACCGGATCTGCCACACGCCGCCACCTGGCCCCTGACAGGTCACCCGGATCTCGGATCACTGGCTGCCGGCGGGATCCCGGAGGTCGTCCTGTTGCCACTAACGGGGACCGCCGGCCTCGATGTTCCCGCCGAGACCCACGATCTGGTGCAGAGCGTTCTGGCCCTGCTCCAGGCGTGGGTGGCTGACGAGCGATTCGAACACTCCCGGCTGGTGATCGTCACCAGCGGTGCGGGGCCAACTGTCCGCGACAGCAAACAGGTCGCGCTCGGCGCGGTGTGGGGACTGGTGCGGGCTGCGCAGTCGGAGAACCCGAACCGATTTGTCCTGATCGACCTCGACGATGTCGCTCGCGCTCAGTCGGTTCTGCCCCGGCTGCTCGCCACCGGTGAATCACAGATCGCGCTGCGCGGCGACGCGGTCCTGATGCCGAGGCTGGCGAGAGAACAGCCCGAGACCGGCCCGGCCGGGACGTGGTACGGCTCCGGCACGGTTCTCATCACCGGCGGAACCGGCGGCCTCGGCGCCCTGGCGGCACGACACCTGGTCGACGAGCACGGGGTGCGCGACCTGCTCCTGGTCAGCAGGAGAGGACCAAGCAGCCCGGGCGCGGATCGGCTGCGAACGGACCTGGAGCGGCGCGGCGCACGAGTACGAGTGGTGCGGTGTGACGTGACCGATCGTGCCCAGCTCGCCTCCCTGCTCGCCACGGTGTCCGACACCGCCCCGCTGACTGCGGTGGTGCATACGGCGGGCGTGCTCGCCGACGGCATCCTCAACTCCCTCACGCCGGATCAAGTTGCGGCGGTACTGCGGCCGAAGGTGGACGCCGCCTGGGCACTGCACGACCTCACCAGCGATCTGGACCTCTCGGCGTTCGTCGTGTACTCGTCGGTCGCGGGCGTGCTCGGTAACGCCGGGCAGGGCAATTACGCGGCGGCCAACGCCTTCATGGACGCACTCGCCACGTACCGGCACACCCTGGGGCTGCCCGCCACCTCCCTGGCATGGGGGCTATGGGGAACCGAGAGCGGCATGGGCTCTCACCTCAGTGCGGCTGACTTCCGCCGCATCGCTGACACGGGCGTGACGCCACTCGACGCCGAGCTGGGCATGCGGCTCTTCGACACCGCAGTGGCGTCCGGGCAGGCGCTGCACGTACCCGCCGTGTTCGATCTGGATGCACTACGGAACGACGGCGGCACACAGTCGCCCGTGCTCCGTGGACTCGTCGGAGCCGGCCCACGCAGGCAGGCATCCGACGGGAACGAAGAGGCTGGACTCGTGGAACAGCTGGACGGTCTCCCCGCCGACGAACAGGAACGAATGCTGCTTTCGTTCGTCCAACACCACGTGGCCGCCGTCCTGGGACTGGCCACCTCCGCCTCGGTCAAGGCGTCCAGCCCGCTCAGGGATCTGGGGTTCGACTCACTGACCGCGGTCACCCTGCGCAACCGTCTCAAGGCGGCCACCGCGTTGACGCTGCCGGTGACTCTCGTCTTCGATCACCCCACGCCGAGCAGCCTCGCCCGGTTCCTGCACGGCGAACTGGTACCGGACTCCGCACCCCGGGCCGCCGTCGTCGAACGACAGGTGCCCGGTCTGCTGGATGCCGTAGCGGCCGAGGGAACTCCTCAGACGGCGTCCCTCGACGACCTGGACGGAGCAAGCCTGCTGCGACTGGCCGCCCAGCAGTCATCCCCGCGATCTGGAGGAGACAAGTGA